The following proteins are encoded in a genomic region of Streptomyces sp. NBC_01723:
- a CDS encoding L,D-transpeptidase family protein, with amino-acid sequence MREASMGNAGRAAALALGAALVAAGCTVQGTGADGKGHSPVRIDVTGAPPKHTPAEDRPSGGPPSGEPRTDGPRSPEPRTDEPRADEPRSDPDPLPARVLWTRGDSGRDVRELQARLRQVEWLVDGPTGTYDDLTERAVSGFQGKRGLSRTGRTDTVTWQRLLGMTREPGKWDLYLMGGQPAAAPDPRCTTGRVLCVSKSSRTLRWMVDGRTVSTMAVRFGSQRTPTREGVFEVYWKSREHWSTLYDTAMPYALFFSGGQAVHYSYDFAARGYAGASHGCVNVRDEAAVKDLFAQVRNGDKVVVYR; translated from the coding sequence ATGCGTGAGGCGAGCATGGGGAACGCGGGGAGGGCGGCCGCCCTCGCCCTGGGGGCCGCGCTGGTGGCGGCCGGTTGCACCGTGCAGGGCACGGGTGCGGACGGCAAGGGGCACTCGCCGGTGCGCATAGACGTCACCGGCGCCCCGCCGAAGCACACGCCGGCCGAGGACCGGCCGTCGGGCGGGCCGCCGTCGGGTGAACCACGTACGGACGGGCCACGTTCACCCGAGCCGCGTACGGACGAGCCGCGTGCGGACGAACCTCGTTCCGACCCCGACCCGCTCCCGGCCCGGGTGCTGTGGACGCGCGGCGACTCCGGCCGGGACGTGCGCGAACTCCAGGCCCGGCTGCGTCAGGTCGAGTGGCTGGTCGACGGGCCCACCGGGACGTACGACGACCTGACCGAGCGCGCGGTGAGCGGCTTCCAGGGCAAGCGCGGGCTGTCGAGGACGGGCAGGACGGACACCGTGACCTGGCAGCGGCTGCTGGGCATGACGCGCGAGCCCGGCAAGTGGGACCTGTACCTGATGGGCGGGCAGCCGGCCGCCGCGCCCGACCCTCGCTGCACGACCGGCCGGGTGCTGTGCGTCAGCAAGTCGAGCCGGACGCTGCGCTGGATGGTCGACGGCCGGACCGTCTCGACGATGGCGGTGCGCTTCGGCTCGCAGCGCACACCGACCCGCGAGGGCGTCTTCGAGGTGTACTGGAAGTCCCGCGAGCACTGGTCGACGCTCTACGACACGGCCATGCCCTACGCGCTGTTCTTCAGCGGGGGCCAGGCCGTGCACTACTCGTACGACTTCGCGGCCCGCGGCTACGCGGGAGCTTCGCACGGCTGCGTCAACGTACGGGACGAAGCGGCGGTCAAGGATCTGTTCGCGCAGGTGAGGAACGGCGACAAGGTCGTCGTGTACCGGTGA
- a CDS encoding thiol-disulfide oxidoreductase DCC family protein, with translation MAPATGTAGAPVRRLTVLYDAECSLCTHVRDWLLRQPHLVKLELVPAGSDEARGLLPGLDHAATLDEVTVVGDAGQVYRGAAAWIVVLWALREHRALAHRLSTPAGARLARGAVLAAAKWRGGRRQWGGNGYRRADGWVYEPGLGWMYAGPGCADGTCATG, from the coding sequence ATGGCTCCCGCCACCGGGACGGCCGGCGCCCCCGTGCGCCGGCTCACCGTCCTCTACGACGCCGAGTGCTCCCTGTGCACCCACGTACGGGACTGGCTGCTGCGTCAGCCCCACCTGGTGAAGCTGGAACTGGTCCCGGCCGGGTCGGACGAGGCGCGCGGGCTCCTGCCCGGCCTCGACCACGCGGCCACCCTCGACGAGGTCACCGTCGTGGGCGACGCCGGTCAGGTCTACCGGGGCGCGGCCGCCTGGATCGTCGTCCTGTGGGCCCTGCGCGAGCACCGCGCCCTCGCCCACCGGCTCAGCACGCCCGCCGGCGCCCGGCTGGCCCGCGGGGCGGTGCTGGCCGCCGCGAAGTGGCGGGGCGGACGACGGCAGTGGGGCGGCAACGGGTACCGGCGCGCCGACGGCTGGGTCTACGAACCCGGGCTCGGCTGGATGTACGCCGGACCCGGGTGTGCCGACGGCACCTGCGCCACTGGATAG
- a CDS encoding succinate dehydrogenase iron-sulfur subunit, translating into MATPVMEKSDSAPEPGFADSPYITVTFRVRRFNPEVAAEAAWEDFQLEIDPKERVLDALHKIKWDLDGSLTFRRSCAHGICGSDAMRINGKNRLACKTLIKDLSPEKPITVEPIKGLTVLKDLVVDMEPFFQAYRDVMPFLITKDTNEPTRERLQTAEDRERFDDTTKCILCAACTSSCPVFWNDGQYFGPAAIVNAHRFIFDSRDEAGEQRLEILNDRDGVWRCRTTFNCTDACPRGIEVTKAIAEVKRALITRRF; encoded by the coding sequence ATGGCTACCCCTGTCATGGAGAAGAGCGACTCGGCCCCCGAGCCCGGCTTCGCCGACTCCCCCTACATCACGGTCACCTTCCGCGTCCGCCGGTTCAACCCGGAGGTCGCGGCCGAGGCCGCCTGGGAAGACTTCCAGCTGGAGATCGACCCGAAGGAGCGTGTCCTCGACGCGCTGCACAAGATCAAGTGGGACCTCGACGGAAGCCTGACCTTCCGCCGCTCCTGCGCGCACGGCATCTGCGGGTCGGACGCCATGCGGATCAACGGCAAGAACCGGCTGGCCTGCAAGACGCTGATCAAGGACCTCAGCCCCGAGAAGCCGATCACGGTCGAGCCCATAAAGGGCCTGACGGTCCTCAAGGACCTGGTCGTCGACATGGAGCCGTTCTTCCAGGCGTACCGGGACGTGATGCCCTTCCTGATCACGAAGGACACCAACGAGCCGACGCGCGAGCGCCTGCAGACCGCCGAGGACCGCGAGCGCTTCGACGACACCACGAAGTGCATCCTGTGCGCCGCCTGCACGTCCTCGTGCCCGGTGTTCTGGAACGACGGGCAGTACTTCGGTCCCGCCGCGATCGTGAACGCCCACCGCTTCATCTTCGACTCGCGCGACGAGGCCGGCGAGCAGCGGCTGGAGATCCTCAACGACCGCGACGGCGTCTGGCGCTGCCGCACGACCTTCAACTGCACGGACGCCTGCCCGCGCGGCATCGAGGTCACCAAGGCGATCGCGGAGGTGAAGCGGGCGCTGATCACGCGCCGCTTCTGA
- a CDS encoding RNA polymerase sigma factor, producing the protein MLGDDAELTAALRAAQDGSESAFRTVYRAVHPRLLGYVRTIVGDHDAEDVASEAWLQIARDLERFDGDADRFRGWAARIARNRALDHIRMRGRRPAIGGDETELAGRPAESDTAGEAMEALATDSTLSLIARLPQDQAEAVVLRVVVGLDAKSAAETLGKRPGAVRTAAHRGLKRLAELLSCDAESGGGLDALPPQREPRGRAVTSASVTHTRARTQKDM; encoded by the coding sequence GTGCTGGGGGACGACGCGGAGTTGACCGCCGCGCTGCGTGCGGCACAGGACGGGAGCGAGAGCGCGTTCCGGACTGTGTACCGCGCCGTGCATCCGCGGCTGCTCGGGTACGTGAGGACGATCGTCGGCGATCACGACGCCGAGGACGTGGCGTCCGAGGCCTGGCTGCAGATCGCCCGCGACCTGGAGCGGTTCGACGGGGACGCCGACCGGTTCCGCGGCTGGGCCGCCCGGATCGCCCGCAACCGGGCCCTTGACCACATCCGCATGCGCGGTCGCCGGCCCGCGATCGGCGGTGACGAGACGGAGCTGGCCGGCAGGCCCGCCGAGTCCGACACCGCGGGCGAGGCCATGGAGGCCCTGGCCACCGACAGCACCCTCTCGCTCATCGCCCGGCTGCCCCAGGATCAGGCCGAGGCCGTCGTCCTGCGCGTGGTGGTGGGCCTCGACGCCAAGAGCGCCGCCGAGACGCTCGGCAAGCGGCCCGGAGCCGTCCGCACCGCCGCGCACCGCGGCCTGAAGCGGCTGGCCGAACTGCTCTCCTGCGATGCGGAATCCGGCGGCGGGCTGGACGCCCTGCCGCCGCAGCGAGAACCGCGCGGTCGTGCGGTGACGTCCGCCAGTGTGACGCATACGCGTGCGCGGACGCAGAAGGACATGTGA
- a CDS encoding TM2 domain-containing protein — translation MTVPPNPTAPYGVDPQGRPYSDKSKIVAGILQLFLGTLGIGRFYVGSVGVGVAQLLTCGGLGFWALIDGIIFLVSNDRTDKEGRPLRG, via the coding sequence ATGACCGTTCCCCCGAACCCCACCGCTCCCTACGGCGTCGACCCGCAGGGCCGCCCCTACTCCGACAAGTCGAAGATCGTCGCCGGCATCCTCCAGCTCTTCCTGGGCACCCTGGGCATCGGCCGCTTCTACGTCGGTTCCGTCGGTGTCGGTGTGGCCCAGCTGCTCACCTGCGGCGGCCTCGGCTTCTGGGCGCTGATCGACGGCATCATCTTCCTGGTCAGCAACGACCGCACGGACAAGGAAGGCCGCCCGCTGCGCGGCTGA
- a CDS encoding beta-N-acetylhexosaminidase — protein sequence MIAGAVVASLGVGVGLWATDGDGDGGPGGQAARSPAEAAAPSPSRSYPLSEEPRTIPAVREHTAARGPGWQPEKEHRVVVADAALADEGRQIAGDLGLTYAGEKDDERAGDVLLDVKADNGANPESYTMTVRDGRVTVSGPAEAGVYYGTRTLKQAVDGGGTAPEGVVKDEPAKPKRGFSLDIARKHYDADWIKDRIRELGDLKFNELGLHFSDDQAFRIESDSHPEIVSDDHLTKAEMEEIIDLAASRHITVVPEIDSPGHLGAVIAAHPDLQLRNAQGTPTRGAIDISKPESAEIVDDLLNEYADLFPGSQFHLGADEYQALVVPDPEASYPDLAAAAREAYGSGGTVADLTTQWLNDRAKTVQAHDRVPRAWNDGFFKDTSVEPSKDIKVAYWTGKEIGARPPTEYLAEGRQVLNYNDEFLYYVLGEPQTFVYPTGERIYEQWTPRVIRGTTAVDAKYDDQILGGSFAVWGDIPSAQTQAQVAEGIKLPLAATVQKLWDPGEPDLSWADFSSLANRLD from the coding sequence GTGATCGCCGGTGCGGTGGTCGCCTCGCTCGGTGTGGGAGTCGGCCTGTGGGCCACCGACGGAGACGGCGACGGCGGGCCGGGCGGCCAGGCCGCGCGGTCCCCCGCGGAGGCGGCCGCGCCCAGTCCGAGCCGTTCCTACCCGCTGTCCGAGGAACCGCGCACCATACCCGCCGTACGTGAGCACACCGCGGCCCGCGGCCCCGGCTGGCAGCCGGAGAAGGAGCACCGCGTCGTCGTCGCCGACGCCGCCCTCGCCGACGAGGGACGGCAGATCGCCGGTGACCTCGGGCTGACGTACGCGGGGGAGAAGGACGACGAACGCGCCGGGGACGTGCTCCTCGACGTCAAGGCCGACAACGGCGCGAACCCCGAGTCGTACACCATGACCGTGCGCGACGGCAGGGTCACCGTGAGCGGGCCGGCCGAGGCCGGTGTCTACTACGGCACCCGCACCCTGAAGCAGGCCGTGGACGGCGGCGGCACCGCGCCGGAGGGCGTGGTGAAGGACGAGCCCGCCAAGCCGAAGCGCGGCTTCTCGCTCGACATCGCCCGCAAGCACTACGACGCCGACTGGATCAAGGACCGGATACGCGAGCTGGGCGACCTCAAGTTCAACGAACTGGGCCTGCACTTCTCCGACGACCAGGCCTTCCGCATCGAGTCCGACTCGCACCCCGAGATCGTCTCCGACGACCACCTGACCAAGGCGGAGATGGAGGAGATCATCGATCTCGCCGCCTCGCGCCACATCACCGTCGTTCCCGAGATCGACTCGCCCGGCCACCTCGGCGCCGTGATCGCCGCCCACCCGGACCTCCAGCTGCGCAACGCGCAGGGCACGCCGACGCGCGGCGCCATCGACATCTCCAAGCCCGAGTCCGCCGAGATCGTCGACGACCTGCTGAACGAGTACGCCGACCTCTTCCCCGGCTCCCAGTTCCACCTGGGCGCCGACGAGTACCAGGCGCTCGTGGTGCCCGACCCCGAGGCGTCCTACCCGGACCTGGCCGCCGCCGCCCGCGAGGCCTACGGCTCCGGCGGCACCGTCGCCGACCTCACCACCCAGTGGCTGAACGACCGCGCCAAGACGGTGCAGGCCCACGACCGCGTCCCGCGCGCCTGGAACGACGGCTTCTTCAAGGACACGTCCGTCGAACCGTCGAAGGACATCAAGGTCGCCTACTGGACCGGCAAGGAGATCGGCGCCCGGCCGCCCACCGAGTACCTCGCCGAGGGGCGCCAGGTCCTCAACTACAACGACGAGTTCCTCTACTACGTGCTCGGCGAGCCGCAGACCTTCGTCTACCCGACCGGCGAGCGCATCTACGAGCAGTGGACCCCGCGCGTCATCCGCGGCACCACGGCCGTCGACGCCAAGTACGACGACCAGATACTCGGCGGCAGCTTCGCGGTCTGGGGCGACATCCCGAGCGCGCAGACGCAGGCGCAGGTCGCCGAGGGCATCAAGCTGCCGCTGGCGGCGACGGTCCAGAAGCTGTGGGACCCCGGCGAACCCGACCTGTCCTGGGCCGACTTCAGCTCGCTGGCGAACCGGCTCGACTGA
- the sdhA gene encoding succinate dehydrogenase flavoprotein subunit — MKVHKYDTVIVGAGGAGMRAAIESTKRSRTAVLTKLYPTRSHTGAAQGGMAAALANVEEDNWEWHTFDTVKGGDYLVDQDAAEILAKEAIDSVLDLEKMGLPFNRTPDGTIDQRRFGGHSRNHGEAPVRRSCYAADRTGHMILQTLYQNCVKEGVEFFNEFYVLDQLITEVDGVKKSSGVVAYELATGEIHVFQAKSVIYASGGTGKFFKVTSNAHTLTGDGQAAVYRRGLPLEDMEFFQFHPTGIWRMGILLTEGARGEGGILRNKDGERFMEKYAPVMKDLASRDVVSRSIYTEIREGRGCGPEGDHVYLDLTHLPPEQLDAKLPDITEFARTYLGIEPYTDPIPIQPTAHYAMGGIPTNVEGEVLADNTTVVPGLYAAGEVACVSVHGANRLGTNSLLDINVFGRRAGIAAAEYAQKAEFVELPADPESLVVEQIERLRSSTGTERVATLRRELQECMDANVMVFRTEQTIKTAVEKIAELRARYKNVSIQDKGRRFNTDLLEAVELGNLLDLAEVMAVSALARKESRGGHYREDFPNRDDVNFMRHTMAYREVGDDGAESIRLDYKPVVQTRYQPMERKY; from the coding sequence ATGAAGGTACACAAGTACGACACCGTCATCGTCGGCGCCGGTGGCGCCGGCATGCGCGCGGCCATCGAGTCGACGAAGCGCAGCCGCACCGCCGTCCTGACGAAGCTCTACCCCACCCGCTCCCACACGGGCGCCGCGCAGGGCGGCATGGCCGCCGCGCTGGCCAACGTGGAGGAGGACAACTGGGAGTGGCACACCTTCGACACGGTCAAGGGCGGTGACTACCTGGTCGACCAGGACGCCGCCGAGATCCTGGCGAAGGAGGCCATCGACTCGGTCCTCGACCTGGAGAAGATGGGCCTGCCGTTCAACCGGACGCCCGACGGGACGATCGACCAGCGCCGCTTCGGCGGGCACAGCCGGAACCACGGCGAGGCTCCCGTCCGCCGCTCCTGCTACGCGGCCGACCGCACCGGCCACATGATCCTCCAGACGCTGTACCAGAACTGCGTGAAGGAGGGCGTGGAGTTCTTCAACGAGTTCTACGTCCTGGACCAGCTGATCACCGAGGTCGACGGCGTCAAGAAGTCGTCCGGTGTGGTCGCGTACGAGCTGGCGACCGGCGAGATCCACGTCTTCCAGGCGAAGTCCGTGATCTACGCCTCCGGCGGCACCGGCAAGTTCTTCAAGGTGACCTCCAACGCGCACACGCTCACCGGTGACGGCCAGGCGGCCGTGTACCGGCGCGGGCTGCCGCTGGAGGACATGGAGTTCTTCCAGTTCCACCCGACCGGCATCTGGCGCATGGGCATCCTGCTGACGGAGGGCGCCCGCGGTGAGGGCGGCATCCTCCGCAACAAGGACGGCGAGCGCTTCATGGAGAAGTACGCGCCGGTCATGAAGGACCTCGCGTCCCGTGACGTCGTCTCCCGCTCCATCTACACGGAGATCCGCGAGGGCCGCGGCTGCGGTCCCGAGGGCGACCACGTCTACCTGGACCTCACCCACCTCCCGCCGGAGCAGCTGGACGCCAAGCTCCCGGACATCACGGAGTTCGCGCGGACCTACCTCGGCATCGAGCCCTACACGGACCCGATCCCGATCCAGCCCACCGCGCACTACGCCATGGGCGGCATCCCGACCAACGTCGAGGGTGAGGTCCTGGCGGACAACACCACCGTCGTCCCGGGCCTGTACGCGGCCGGCGAGGTGGCCTGCGTGTCGGTGCACGGCGCCAACCGCCTGGGCACCAACTCGCTGCTCGACATCAACGTCTTCGGCCGCCGGGCCGGCATCGCCGCCGCCGAGTACGCCCAGAAGGCGGAGTTCGTCGAGCTGCCCGCCGACCCGGAGTCCCTGGTCGTCGAGCAGATCGAGCGGCTGCGCTCCTCCACCGGCACCGAGCGGGTGGCGACGCTCCGCCGCGAGCTGCAGGAGTGCATGGACGCCAACGTCATGGTGTTCCGCACCGAGCAGACGATCAAGACGGCCGTCGAGAAGATCGCCGAGCTGCGCGCCCGCTACAAGAACGTGTCGATCCAGGACAAGGGCCGGCGGTTCAACACCGACCTGCTGGAGGCCGTCGAGCTGGGGAACCTGCTCGACCTGGCCGAGGTGATGGCGGTGTCCGCCCTCGCCCGCAAGGAGTCGCGCGGCGGTCACTACCGCGAGGACTTCCCCAACCGCGACGACGTCAACTTCATGCGCCACACCATGGCGTACCGCGAGGTGGGCGACGACGGCGCCGAGTCCATCCGGCTCGACTACAAGCCGGTCGTCCAGACCCGCTACCAGCCGATGGAGCGTAAGTACTGA
- a CDS encoding DUF2752 domain-containing protein gives MADTARCAPPGRRRRQWHPAAAPLGVLVAGAAGAGYLWGTDPHEGGHPLPQCPFRFVTGLLCPACGATRMVYDLMHGHFAAAWLDNRALLLAAPFALALWARWTVEGLRGRFYRPRIAPWGQALILLTAVAWTVVRNVA, from the coding sequence GTGGCTGACACCGCGCGCTGCGCACCACCCGGCCGGCGACGGCGTCAGTGGCATCCCGCGGCCGCACCCCTCGGGGTGCTCGTCGCGGGCGCCGCCGGTGCGGGGTACCTGTGGGGCACCGATCCGCACGAGGGCGGCCACCCGCTGCCCCAGTGCCCGTTCCGCTTCGTCACCGGGCTGCTCTGCCCGGCCTGCGGCGCCACGCGCATGGTCTACGACCTGATGCACGGTCACTTCGCCGCGGCCTGGCTGGACAACCGCGCCCTGCTGCTCGCCGCGCCGTTCGCGCTGGCGCTGTGGGCCCGTTGGACGGTGGAGGGCCTGCGCGGCCGGTTCTACCGGCCCCGGATCGCCCCGTGGGGTCAGGCGCTGATCCTGCTGACGGCGGTGGCCTGGACGGTCGTTCGCAACGTCGCGTGA
- a CDS encoding 2-oxo-4-hydroxy-4-carboxy-5-ureidoimidazoline decarboxylase — protein MQTRATPATHSSLDRFNTAPADEAARTLLACLGSHDWAHRLTAHRPYPDLPALLAAADEAAYDLTPTALTEALSAETQPALPADTYAAAHTALSAAHAAYESRFGHVFVICLDGLNPDESLDRVLAAIRSRLANDPDEERLVAAEELRRLARARLSSTLQARGERRDQPHTTRTRQSTQTPTP, from the coding sequence GTGCAAACACGCGCCACTCCGGCAACGCACTCATCACTGGACCGCTTCAACACGGCCCCCGCCGACGAAGCCGCCCGGACCCTCCTGGCGTGCCTGGGCAGCCACGACTGGGCCCACCGCCTGACGGCCCACCGCCCCTACCCGGACCTCCCCGCCCTCCTCGCGGCGGCGGACGAGGCGGCCTACGACCTGACGCCGACGGCCCTGACGGAGGCCCTGTCGGCGGAGACCCAGCCCGCCCTCCCCGCCGACACCTACGCGGCGGCCCACACGGCCCTGAGCGCGGCCCACGCGGCCTACGAGTCCCGCTTCGGACATGTGTTCGTCATCTGCCTGGACGGCTTGAACCCCGACGAGTCACTGGACCGGGTACTGGCAGCCATCCGGTCACGATTGGCAAACGATCCTGACGAGGAACGCCTGGTGGCAGCAGAGGAACTCCGCCGCCTGGCAAGAGCACGGCTGAGCAGCACCCTCCAGGCGCGCGGGGAACGGCGCGACCAGCCACACACCACGCGTACCCGGCAAAGCACCCAAACCCCCACCCCCTGA
- the sdhC gene encoding succinate dehydrogenase, cytochrome b556 subunit has product MPAGTLYRGREGMWSWVAHRVTGVLIFFFLFVHVLDTALVRVSPEAYDTVVATYKTPIVALLEYGLVAAILFHALNGLRVIAVDFWVKGARYQKQMLWTVVALWVVLMIGAIYPVLGHAARELFGS; this is encoded by the coding sequence GTGCCGGCTGGAACGCTGTACCGCGGCCGGGAAGGAATGTGGTCCTGGGTGGCTCATCGAGTCACCGGCGTCCTCATTTTCTTCTTCCTGTTCGTTCACGTGCTGGACACCGCTCTCGTGCGGGTGTCCCCCGAGGCCTACGACACCGTCGTGGCCACGTACAAGACGCCGATCGTCGCGCTGCTGGAGTACGGCCTCGTCGCCGCCATCCTCTTCCACGCGCTCAACGGCCTGCGTGTCATCGCCGTCGACTTCTGGGTCAAGGGCGCCCGCTACCAGAAGCAGATGCTCTGGACCGTCGTCGCCCTGTGGGTCGTGCTGATGATCGGGGCGATCTACCCCGTCCTCGGTCACGCCGCTCGTGAACTGTTCGGGAGCTGA
- a CDS encoding TM2 domain-containing protein, with protein MSEQPPQPSQPPGYGYPNQGSGPAGQPGPYGYPQGGQQPPPGGYQTPGYPQGAPGYQTPGYPPPAPGYYATDPSAPYGYDPYGRPYSDKSKIVAGVLQLFLGSFGIGRFYVGSVGIGVAQLLTCGGLGFWALIDGIMYLVSNDRTDDQGRVLRG; from the coding sequence GTGAGCGAGCAGCCGCCCCAGCCTTCCCAGCCGCCCGGCTACGGCTACCCGAACCAGGGCTCCGGCCCCGCCGGGCAGCCCGGCCCCTACGGCTATCCCCAGGGTGGCCAGCAGCCCCCGCCCGGCGGCTACCAGACCCCCGGCTACCCGCAGGGCGCTCCCGGCTACCAGACCCCTGGTTACCCCCCGCCGGCGCCGGGCTACTACGCCACCGACCCGAGCGCCCCCTACGGCTACGACCCCTACGGCCGCCCGTACTCAGACAAGTCGAAGATCGTCGCCGGTGTGCTCCAGCTCTTCCTCGGCAGCTTCGGCATCGGCCGCTTCTACGTCGGCTCCGTGGGGATAGGCGTGGCCCAGCTGCTCACCTGCGGCGGCCTCGGCTTCTGGGCGCTGATCGACGGCATCATGTACCTGGTCAGCAACGACCGCACGGACGACCAGGGCCGCGTCCTGCGTGGCTGA
- a CDS encoding VOC family protein: MSDHESYELLGFDNVLLPVGNLGEAVDFYERAGFTVAYRLDEAGIALLKVGGETPGLLLRVEEEFWRQPPLWPSARVWLETTDARTAATALREAGVPPLDEPFPVATGWTVEFADPWGNVIGLTDYSKRPELGRRP, from the coding sequence ATGTCAGATCATGAGTCGTACGAACTGCTCGGGTTCGACAACGTGCTGCTGCCCGTCGGGAACCTCGGCGAGGCCGTCGACTTCTACGAGCGGGCCGGGTTCACGGTCGCCTACCGGCTCGACGAGGCCGGGATCGCGCTGCTGAAGGTGGGGGGCGAGACACCCGGGCTGCTGCTGCGGGTGGAGGAGGAGTTCTGGCGGCAGCCGCCGCTGTGGCCCTCCGCGCGGGTGTGGCTGGAGACGACCGACGCCCGCACCGCCGCCACGGCGCTGCGGGAGGCCGGGGTGCCGCCGCTCGACGAGCCGTTCCCCGTCGCCACCGGCTGGACCGTCGAGTTCGCCGACCCGTGGGGCAACGTCATCGGCCTGACGGACTACTCCAAGCGTCCGGAACTGGGCCGTCGCCCCTGA
- a CDS encoding succinate dehydrogenase hydrophobic membrane anchor subunit, with amino-acid sequence MSTTESPASGIGPVEGASLYTVDNPAPLIEAPRARTKKTPKSTRGNFEMVAWLFMRLSGVVLVVLVIGHLLIQLVLDGGVSKIGFAFVAGRWASPFWQVWDLLMLWLAMLHGANGLRTVINDYAERPNTRLWLKGLLYTATVFTILLGTLVIFTFDPNIR; translated from the coding sequence ATGTCCACGACTGAATCCCCCGCATCCGGGATCGGCCCCGTCGAGGGCGCCTCCCTCTACACGGTCGACAACCCGGCGCCGCTGATCGAAGCCCCCCGCGCGCGGACGAAGAAGACCCCGAAGTCCACCCGTGGCAACTTCGAGATGGTCGCCTGGCTCTTCATGCGCCTGTCCGGCGTGGTGCTGGTCGTCCTGGTCATCGGGCACCTGCTCATCCAGCTGGTGCTGGACGGCGGTGTCTCGAAGATCGGTTTCGCCTTCGTGGCCGGCCGCTGGGCCTCGCCGTTCTGGCAGGTCTGGGACCTCCTGATGCTCTGGCTCGCGATGCTGCACGGCGCGAACGGCCTGCGCACGGTCATCAACGACTACGCGGAGCGCCCCAACACCCGGCTGTGGCTCAAGGGCCTGCTCTACACCGCCACGGTGTTCACCATCCTGCTGGGCACGCTGGTGATCTTCACCTTCGACCCGAACATCCGCTAG